The Aureitalea marina genome includes a window with the following:
- the fumC gene encoding class II fumarate hydratase, which translates to MQYRIEKDTMGEVQVPADKLWGAQTERSRNNFKIGRPASMPLEVVYGFAYLKKAAAYTNCDLGVLPQEKRDLIGQVCDEILQGKHDDQFPLVIWQTGSGTQSNMNVNEVIANRAHQLAGKTIGEGEKTLAPNDDVNKSQSSNDTFPTGMHIASYKKVVEVTLPGVKQLWHTLKAKSEEFAKVVKIGRTHLMDATPLTLGQEFSGYASQLEHGIKALENTLDHLAELALGGTAVGTGINTPEGYDVKVAEYIAKFTELPFVTAENKFEALAAHDAMVETHGAIKQLAVSLNKIANDIRMLASGPRSGIGEIIIPANEPGSSIMPGKVNPTQCEALTMVCARVIGNDMTMAVGGMQGHYELNVFKPVMAAALLESAQLIGDACVSFDQHCAQGIEANTAVIEKQLNNSLMLVTALNTKIGYYKAAEIANCAHANGTTLKEEAMRLGYLTSEEFDAWVRPEDMIGH; encoded by the coding sequence ATGCAATACCGTATTGAGAAGGATACTATGGGCGAAGTCCAGGTACCGGCCGATAAGCTTTGGGGAGCTCAAACAGAGCGTTCCCGTAACAATTTCAAAATCGGCCGTCCGGCCTCCATGCCTCTGGAAGTGGTCTATGGATTTGCTTACTTGAAGAAAGCTGCTGCCTACACCAATTGTGACCTGGGTGTACTTCCTCAAGAGAAGAGAGACTTGATCGGGCAGGTATGTGATGAGATCTTGCAAGGTAAGCACGATGATCAGTTCCCGCTGGTTATCTGGCAGACAGGAAGTGGCACTCAGAGCAATATGAATGTGAACGAGGTCATCGCCAACCGGGCCCACCAGTTGGCCGGAAAGACCATCGGTGAAGGAGAGAAAACATTAGCCCCAAATGATGATGTCAATAAATCGCAATCATCCAACGACACCTTCCCCACCGGTATGCATATCGCTTCCTACAAGAAAGTTGTCGAAGTGACCTTGCCGGGGGTCAAGCAACTTTGGCACACGCTAAAGGCCAAATCTGAAGAATTTGCGAAAGTGGTCAAGATCGGGCGTACTCATCTGATGGATGCCACTCCCCTAACTCTGGGTCAGGAATTCTCGGGATATGCCTCTCAGCTGGAACATGGGATCAAAGCCCTGGAAAACACCTTGGATCACCTGGCCGAACTGGCCTTGGGTGGTACGGCCGTAGGTACCGGGATCAATACCCCTGAAGGTTATGATGTTAAAGTTGCCGAATATATCGCCAAGTTTACGGAACTGCCCTTCGTTACCGCTGAGAACAAATTTGAAGCCCTTGCGGCTCACGATGCCATGGTAGAGACTCATGGAGCGATTAAACAGCTGGCGGTTAGCCTGAACAAGATCGCCAACGATATCCGTATGCTGGCCAGTGGCCCTCGTTCCGGAATTGGGGAGATCATCATCCCGGCCAACGAGCCAGGATCTTCTATCATGCCAGGCAAGGTAAACCCAACGCAATGCGAGGCCCTGACCATGGTTTGCGCTCGAGTCATCGGGAATGATATGACGATGGCTGTTGGAGGCATGCAGGGTCATTATGAGCTGAATGTTTTTAAACCAGTCATGGCCGCTGCCTTATTGGAGTCGGCTCAGTTAATAGGCGATGCCTGTGTTTCCTTCGACCAGCATTGCGCCCAGGGAATTGAAGCGAATACCGCTGTGATCGAGAAGCAACTCAATAATTCTCTGATGTTGGTAACCGCCCTAAATACGAAGATCGGCTACTATAAGGCGGCAGAGATCGCTAACTGCGCCCATGCTAATGGTACTACCCTAAAGGAAGAGGCTATGCGCCTGGGATACCTTACATCTGAAGAATTCGATGCCTGGGTAAGACCAGAAGATATGATCGGTCACTAA
- a CDS encoding TonB-dependent receptor domain-containing protein, whose product MRFCLLLALALLGQSGISQRANSGSTDQKYSVSGQIIDQETGNPLEYATVAFINSEGSIVEGGITDLDGKYSIDVQRGVYTIRYEYISYNTIEKTEQRIFENTQLPTISMSLDSESLDEVVVRAETTEVQIRLDKKIYNIGKDLTTSGATVGDALSNVPSVTVDVEGAIALRGNENVQILINGKPSAIAGFGSTDALTQLPADAIEKVEVITSASARYDAEGTAGILNIVLKKEKTLGVNGSAILNLGYPYSAQLTTNFNVRTEKFNFFNTTGLQYREAPGNGRFENIFFSKNVDNPLVIEDRDIERIRRGFNTNLGVEYYIDDNSSVTATGFYRKSKDDDETVNLTEEFDPSGQLDKSRERVEYETEDDYTFQFSANYTNRLDDNGQLLTADFQWENGKETSPAIIQEAQLFPTPEPLPTEDITEITEETEYLAQADYVLPIGENAQFEAGYRGRFQNEVTDYLLLQQLVAGGPFVRNDSLSNIFDFTQNIHALYTQYGNKFGKFSFLLGLRMETTKLKGEVTGVDVTSENENALLNLGFDKDFIGLFPTVNLVYEITEDENVTFGYNRRINRPRGFFINPFPSRSSEANIFQGNPDLNPAYASAFDLGYLKRWSKMTLTSSVYYQYETDAFERIQEDTGFETPNGIPIIRTIPINLSTNQRMGFEAGMIYNPSRKIQLNGSFNIFRFIKDGEFNGVVYDADDTSWFARLSTKIMLPAAIQWQTNGFYRGPTRNAQTENEGILSINTALSKDILNDNATIVFNVRDLFNSRIRRSFTETPTFTSDSEFQWRVRSFNLSFTYRFNQKKRQSRGRGNDNFDDGEEFGGGGRANP is encoded by the coding sequence ATGAGATTTTGCTTGCTATTGGCCCTCGCGCTACTGGGTCAATCAGGGATTTCACAGCGTGCTAATTCCGGAAGCACCGATCAGAAATATTCCGTCTCTGGTCAGATTATAGACCAGGAAACCGGCAATCCATTGGAGTATGCCACCGTTGCATTTATCAATTCTGAGGGTAGTATCGTAGAAGGCGGGATTACCGATCTGGACGGAAAATATAGTATAGACGTACAACGCGGAGTTTATACCATCCGATACGAATACATTTCCTACAATACCATTGAAAAGACCGAGCAGCGGATCTTTGAGAATACTCAATTACCCACCATTAGTATGTCCCTGGATTCAGAGAGTTTGGACGAGGTTGTTGTTCGGGCAGAAACTACGGAAGTCCAGATCAGACTTGACAAGAAGATCTACAACATCGGAAAGGACCTGACCACCAGTGGTGCCACTGTAGGGGACGCCCTGAGCAATGTGCCTTCAGTGACTGTCGATGTGGAAGGGGCCATTGCCTTAAGAGGGAATGAGAACGTCCAGATCCTGATCAATGGAAAACCTTCTGCCATTGCCGGTTTTGGAAGTACGGATGCCCTGACACAGTTACCCGCAGATGCTATCGAAAAAGTAGAGGTGATCACCTCGGCTTCGGCACGATACGATGCAGAAGGTACTGCCGGTATCTTGAATATCGTCCTGAAGAAAGAGAAGACCCTGGGCGTTAATGGTTCTGCCATACTGAACCTGGGTTACCCCTATTCTGCCCAATTGACCACTAACTTCAATGTTCGCACAGAGAAATTCAATTTCTTTAACACCACGGGGCTACAGTACAGAGAGGCTCCGGGTAATGGGCGCTTTGAGAATATCTTCTTCTCAAAGAATGTAGATAACCCGCTGGTTATAGAAGATCGTGATATTGAACGGATTAGACGAGGTTTCAACACCAACCTGGGAGTAGAATATTATATTGACGACAACTCATCGGTTACAGCCACAGGTTTCTATCGAAAGAGCAAAGACGACGACGAGACGGTTAACCTGACGGAGGAGTTCGATCCAAGTGGGCAACTGGACAAGTCCAGGGAACGCGTAGAATATGAGACCGAAGACGATTATACCTTTCAGTTCTCAGCTAATTATACCAACCGACTGGATGACAACGGGCAGTTATTAACCGCAGATTTCCAATGGGAGAACGGCAAAGAGACCTCTCCTGCCATTATACAGGAAGCCCAACTCTTTCCGACTCCAGAGCCCCTCCCTACCGAAGATATTACTGAGATCACGGAGGAGACCGAATACCTTGCCCAGGCAGATTACGTGCTACCCATTGGGGAGAATGCCCAGTTTGAAGCCGGATACCGAGGTAGATTTCAAAATGAGGTCACGGATTATTTATTGTTGCAACAGCTTGTCGCTGGAGGTCCATTTGTACGAAACGACAGTTTGAGCAACATTTTCGACTTCACCCAGAACATACATGCCCTTTATACCCAGTATGGGAATAAGTTTGGCAAGTTCTCTTTCCTTCTTGGTCTGAGGATGGAGACCACTAAATTGAAAGGCGAGGTTACTGGTGTGGATGTGACTTCAGAGAATGAGAATGCCCTTTTGAATCTGGGCTTCGATAAAGATTTTATCGGGCTTTTTCCCACGGTCAACCTGGTCTATGAGATCACAGAGGACGAAAATGTCACCTTTGGATACAACCGGCGTATCAATCGCCCAAGAGGATTCTTCATTAACCCCTTCCCCTCTCGCTCCAGTGAGGCCAATATCTTTCAGGGAAACCCGGATCTAAACCCGGCCTATGCCAGTGCCTTCGACCTGGGTTATCTGAAACGCTGGAGTAAAATGACCTTGACCTCATCTGTCTATTACCAATACGAGACGGACGCCTTCGAACGGATCCAGGAAGATACAGGCTTTGAAACACCCAACGGCATCCCAATCATTCGGACCATACCCATTAACCTGTCTACCAACCAACGAATGGGATTCGAGGCGGGGATGATCTACAACCCAAGCAGGAAGATCCAATTGAACGGTAGCTTTAACATCTTCCGCTTTATAAAGGATGGAGAATTCAATGGTGTGGTATACGATGCAGACGACACCAGCTGGTTTGCACGCTTAAGCACCAAAATTATGCTACCTGCGGCCATTCAATGGCAGACAAATGGCTTCTATCGGGGGCCAACCAGAAATGCACAGACTGAGAACGAAGGCATACTTTCGATCAACACGGCACTGAGTAAAGACATACTGAATGATAATGCTACCATCGTTTTCAATGTCAGGGATCTTTTCAATTCCCGGATCAGAAGAAGCTTTACAGAGACACCCACCTTCACTTCGGATAGCGAATTCCAATGGCGGGTAAGGAGTTTTAACTTATCCTTCACTTACCGATTCAATCAAAAGAAACGGCAATCAAGAGGTCGAGGAAATGATAACTTCGATGATGGTGAAGAATTTGGAGGCGGAGGAAGGGCTAATCCCTAG
- a CDS encoding KdsC family phosphatase, producing the protein MEKNYKEYLKDIRCFIFDVDGVMTDGRVLITTDGQLYRAMNIKDGFALKTAVDKGYEVVAISGGNNTGVKSRLEGLGLSEIYLGVSDKISLMYEIFSRKEIETNQVLYMGDDIPDLHAMQEVILPCCPQDAVPEIKAVSRYVSHRSGGQGCVRDVIEQVLKVQGNWAVNGPTSAKYD; encoded by the coding sequence ATGGAAAAGAACTATAAAGAATATCTCAAAGACATCAGGTGCTTCATATTTGATGTGGACGGGGTGATGACAGATGGCCGAGTACTGATCACCACGGATGGTCAATTGTACCGGGCCATGAATATAAAAGACGGCTTTGCCCTGAAGACGGCTGTGGATAAGGGTTATGAAGTGGTCGCCATTTCCGGTGGCAACAATACCGGTGTCAAAAGCAGATTGGAAGGTTTGGGGCTCAGTGAGATCTATCTTGGGGTCTCGGACAAGATTTCCCTGATGTATGAGATCTTCTCTCGCAAGGAGATAGAAACGAACCAGGTGCTCTATATGGGAGACGATATTCCCGATCTACATGCCATGCAAGAGGTGATCTTACCCTGTTGCCCTCAGGATGCCGTGCCAGAGATCAAGGCGGTTTCCCGCTATGTATCCCACCGTAGTGGTGGGCAAGGTTGTGTTAGGGATGTGATCGAACAAGTCCTCAAGGTACAGGGCAACTGGGCTGTTAATGGCCCAACCAGCGCCAAGTACGATTAG
- a CDS encoding geranylgeranylglycerol-phosphate geranylgeranyltransferase, with amino-acid sequence MAILQLIRLPNLLMLAFCQLLIRYGFYIPMGADFGLSDLDYLILVLSTCLVAGGGYIINDINDLEIDRINKKNRPLVSGLIQEKTAFSLYVILTIVGVGGGFYLANLIGRPAFAGIFVAVAALLYLYASMLNSMLLVGNLLISVLVGVSLLIVVVFDLLPITDWSNQQNQQWFFSVILLYSAWSFVINLLREWVKDLQDVDGDRNGGRQTLPIVLGRSRTRSLVIAVTILFIISLLYQLYFHWYNRSWMVLYFLALVIGPLIFFCIKLQSSTTTDDYRKASTILKLIMFMAICSIPLLNLN; translated from the coding sequence ATGGCTATTCTCCAGCTGATCAGATTACCTAATCTTCTGATGCTGGCTTTCTGCCAGTTGCTGATCCGATATGGGTTCTATATTCCTATGGGAGCAGATTTCGGTTTGAGTGATCTGGACTATTTGATCTTGGTACTATCTACCTGCCTCGTAGCCGGCGGAGGCTATATAATCAACGACATTAACGATCTGGAGATCGATCGTATCAATAAGAAAAACAGGCCACTTGTCTCTGGGCTCATACAGGAGAAAACAGCTTTCAGCTTATATGTCATACTCACAATAGTCGGAGTTGGAGGAGGATTTTATTTAGCCAATTTGATTGGGCGCCCGGCCTTTGCGGGCATATTCGTAGCCGTGGCAGCTTTACTTTACTTATACGCCAGCATGCTGAATTCCATGTTGTTAGTAGGGAATTTGCTGATCTCAGTACTAGTGGGTGTAAGTTTGCTGATCGTTGTTGTCTTTGATCTTCTCCCAATAACAGATTGGAGCAATCAACAGAATCAGCAGTGGTTCTTCAGTGTGATCTTATTGTATTCGGCCTGGTCTTTTGTGATCAATCTTTTACGAGAATGGGTAAAGGATCTCCAAGACGTGGACGGCGATCGGAATGGAGGAAGACAGACCCTGCCCATTGTACTTGGAAGAAGTAGAACACGTTCTCTGGTGATTGCGGTAACCATACTGTTTATAATTAGCCTGCTGTATCAATTGTATTTTCATTGGTACAACAGGTCTTGGATGGTTCTGTACTTCCTCGCACTGGTGATAGGGCCATTGATCTTTTTCTGCATTAAATTACAGTCTTCCACCACCACGGACGATTATAGAAAGGCGTCAACAATCTTAAAGCTGATCATGTTCATGGCGATTTGTTCCATTCCGTTACTAAACCTTAACTGA
- the ccsA gene encoding cytochrome c biogenesis protein CcsA, translating into MQKKLASLLFSTRLTAILFIVFAVAMAVGTFLDASSETSPTAYSRTLIYNAWWFETIMVFFVINFLGNIFRFRLYKKEKWATLTLHLSFILILLGAFVTRYIGYEGVMHIREGDSSNVMLSEKTYLDVFIDGEYEIDGVAQRRKVRPLELMLSERLDNDFVLESDYNGQPVQIVYKQFIQNAKEDLVPDDNGERYLKIVEAGDGSRHDHWLQEGGVSNIHNMLFSLNNETPGAINIFYSEEEGYQIKSAFGGNYMRMADQFRGDVTADSLQPLQLRSLYTLADMAFVIPETLTRGSYGVVKAPEAEKTNADGLLLEVRSGGETKEVALVGGKGSSPDPVGVEVGGLTVYLAYGSQAIQLPFSVTLRDFIAERYPGTERAYSAFESKVTVVDAEEGSYDYDIYMNHVLDHRGYRFFQASFDPDELGTVLSVNHDFWGTWITYIGYFLLYFGLMAILFDRATRFASLKKMLDKIKKKKTALGVFLLMLMPTLSISQEIHSRAPGQQLDSIIVANAVDAEHAARFGELVIQDNGRMKPVNTFASELLRKVSKKNSYLGLDANQVFMSMTEFPRLWLEVPLLKLDWRNDSIKTILGVSSETSEVALMDLFDQQGNSKIAPYLEEATSKTNPNQFEKDFIKLYEKSYLLNEALSGTILKVFPVPDDPNNRWVSYPELGQVQYVGADTVAKDILPVYFQTLNTSRASGDYTTAEEILDGLAGFQRKFGSQVMLSDSKVKAEIAYNRADIFNKLYRYFALFGVLMFVFIIIKIFRESKAMRVLIKSCKVIIWIFFILMTLGLAMRWYISGHAPWSDAYESILYVAWATTFFGLAFGRKSELTVASTAFVTAIILWVAHQSWLDPSIANLQPVLDSYWLMIHVAVIVASYGPFTLGMILGAASLLLILLTNSKNKAKMDLNIKELTVINEMALTVGLVMLTIGNFLGGQWANESWGRYWGWDPKETWALISIMVYAFVIHARLVPGLRGRWTFNVMAIFAYASIMMTYFGVNFYLTGLHSYASGDVPVTPTFVYYILSFFIALSLLSYWRYRKFYLKNVK; encoded by the coding sequence ATGCAAAAGAAACTGGCTTCGCTGCTGTTTTCCACCCGATTAACCGCCATTCTATTTATCGTTTTTGCCGTGGCCATGGCCGTGGGAACATTTCTGGACGCTTCTTCCGAAACTTCCCCTACGGCTTATTCCAGAACCTTGATCTATAATGCCTGGTGGTTTGAAACTATCATGGTCTTCTTTGTGATCAATTTCCTGGGGAATATTTTTCGATTTCGACTGTACAAAAAGGAGAAATGGGCCACCCTGACCTTACACCTTTCATTCATTCTGATCCTCTTAGGTGCCTTTGTCACCCGTTACATTGGGTACGAAGGGGTGATGCACATACGGGAAGGGGATTCTTCTAATGTCATGCTCTCAGAAAAGACCTATCTGGATGTGTTCATCGATGGTGAATACGAAATTGACGGGGTTGCTCAAAGACGAAAAGTCAGACCCCTGGAGTTGATGTTGTCCGAGCGCTTGGATAATGATTTTGTGTTGGAAAGCGATTATAATGGTCAGCCGGTGCAGATCGTTTACAAGCAGTTCATTCAAAACGCGAAAGAGGACCTGGTCCCTGATGATAATGGAGAACGCTATCTCAAGATCGTCGAGGCAGGCGATGGCAGCCGTCACGATCATTGGCTGCAGGAAGGCGGTGTGAGCAATATTCACAATATGCTCTTTTCGCTTAATAATGAGACTCCCGGAGCTATCAACATCTTCTATTCGGAAGAAGAAGGATACCAGATCAAGTCGGCATTTGGCGGAAACTACATGAGAATGGCCGACCAATTTCGAGGAGATGTAACTGCAGATAGCCTTCAACCCTTGCAGTTGAGGTCACTCTACACGCTTGCCGATATGGCATTTGTAATTCCCGAGACCTTGACCCGGGGTAGCTACGGAGTGGTTAAAGCTCCGGAAGCCGAAAAGACCAATGCCGATGGCTTGCTATTGGAGGTTCGGTCTGGCGGAGAGACGAAGGAGGTCGCATTAGTAGGTGGTAAAGGGTCCAGCCCTGATCCGGTTGGAGTTGAGGTTGGAGGTTTAACAGTTTACCTGGCCTATGGTTCACAGGCCATTCAATTGCCCTTCAGTGTAACCCTTAGAGATTTTATTGCGGAGCGCTATCCAGGTACGGAAAGGGCCTATTCGGCATTTGAGAGTAAGGTGACGGTAGTGGATGCCGAAGAGGGCTCCTACGACTACGACATTTATATGAACCATGTTCTGGATCACAGGGGATACCGGTTTTTCCAGGCCTCATTTGATCCGGACGAATTGGGAACTGTCCTTTCTGTAAATCACGATTTCTGGGGAACATGGATCACCTATATCGGATACTTCCTGCTGTATTTTGGGCTAATGGCCATCTTGTTCGACAGGGCCACTCGCTTCGCATCACTGAAGAAAATGCTGGACAAGATCAAAAAGAAAAAGACTGCGCTTGGTGTCTTTCTGTTGATGTTGATGCCCACCCTCAGCATTTCTCAAGAGATCCACAGCAGAGCACCTGGCCAGCAGTTGGATTCCATTATCGTAGCCAATGCGGTTGATGCTGAGCACGCTGCTCGGTTCGGAGAATTGGTCATTCAAGATAATGGCCGTATGAAGCCTGTCAACACCTTTGCCAGCGAACTGCTTAGGAAAGTGAGTAAGAAGAATTCCTACCTGGGGCTGGATGCCAACCAAGTGTTCATGTCCATGACAGAATTCCCCCGTCTTTGGTTGGAGGTGCCTTTGCTTAAATTGGATTGGCGTAACGATAGTATTAAGACCATCCTCGGTGTCTCTAGTGAGACGAGTGAGGTAGCTCTTATGGACCTTTTCGATCAGCAAGGTAACAGTAAGATCGCACCTTATCTGGAGGAGGCAACGTCCAAGACCAATCCCAATCAGTTTGAGAAGGATTTCATCAAACTATATGAGAAATCCTATCTGCTCAATGAGGCCCTGAGCGGAACCATCCTAAAGGTGTTTCCAGTACCCGACGATCCCAACAACCGATGGGTGTCCTATCCGGAACTTGGGCAGGTCCAATACGTTGGGGCCGATACGGTGGCCAAAGATATACTTCCGGTCTACTTCCAGACCTTAAATACTTCTCGGGCAAGTGGAGATTATACTACAGCCGAAGAAATCCTTGACGGACTGGCGGGGTTCCAGCGGAAATTTGGCTCACAGGTGATGTTATCAGACAGTAAAGTGAAAGCAGAGATCGCCTATAATCGGGCCGATATTTTTAATAAACTGTACCGTTATTTTGCCTTATTTGGGGTGTTGATGTTCGTTTTTATCATTATCAAGATCTTCCGAGAAAGTAAGGCTATGCGGGTGCTGATCAAGTCGTGTAAGGTGATCATCTGGATCTTTTTCATCTTGATGACCCTTGGTCTGGCCATGCGCTGGTATATCAGTGGTCATGCTCCCTGGAGTGATGCCTACGAATCCATACTTTATGTGGCGTGGGCGACCACCTTCTTTGGTCTTGCATTTGGTCGTAAAAGTGAACTGACAGTAGCATCAACAGCCTTTGTTACCGCCATTATATTGTGGGTTGCTCATCAAAGTTGGCTGGATCCCTCTATCGCGAACTTACAACCTGTTTTGGATAGTTATTGGCTAATGATACACGTTGCCGTGATCGTAGCAAGTTATGGTCCCTTTACCCTAGGGATGATCTTAGGTGCGGCCAGCCTGTTGTTGATACTACTTACCAATTCAAAAAATAAGGCCAAAATGGACCTCAATATCAAGGAACTGACCGTGATTAACGAGATGGCCCTGACTGTTGGATTGGTTATGCTGACTATTGGAAATTTCCTGGGTGGTCAATGGGCCAATGAGAGTTGGGGAAGATACTGGGGTTGGGACCCTAAGGAAACCTGGGCACTGATCAGTATCATGGTCTATGCCTTTGTGATTCATGCCAGGCTCGTACCTGGATTGAGAGGCCGATGGACTTTCAATGTAATGGCCATCTTTGCGTATGCCTCCATTATGATGACCTATTTCGGGGTCAATTTCTATCTGACCGGTTTGCACAGTTATGCCAGTGGAGATGTTCCGGTGACTCCGACCTTTGTCTACTATATCCTTTCATTCTTCATTGCGCTTAGTCTGCTATCTTACTGGCGCTACAGAAAATTCTATCTAAAAAACGTGAAGTGA
- a CDS encoding 7TM diverse intracellular signaling domain-containing protein has protein sequence MKRYTILLLLTSLLWLTGSNITGLANAPNSGPDVHLSQYNQSIATYGVVEKPPGFISYSTEGSFVSRDQLTLLTNSFDMSNGGGSFDSKSVFSYNFMAPANAEYNNLQQEASQSGEVLFRQGMYYGFTFMVILLNLVCFFLFDEKVFLYYFLSLTALTSVFLFSDGLLTLFGMENFANARGLQSTLLMLAIGCAAVFSHNFLSLQDFYPKLKWVSMVQYGTAGLLILACWVSGQEIFANLANVILFGIMATYFFTGVLLFGRKNYAKFYVIAYAIPLLFAVDYFVLRNLGIDFLFTQSSHVKAAALVEMLVLSYAIVYRMQAIKEENLLRQTEMRIFLRQQEALSSRQKTEKLIEDVYLENLIMHYDLDGLEIKLLQYISEGKDNTKIARKLKTTEADVEELTKELYHKLEISEHIKEDFRMVESQPDYIYN, from the coding sequence ATGAAGAGGTATACTATTCTACTGCTCTTAACATCCCTGCTTTGGTTAACGGGTAGTAACATCACAGGTCTGGCCAACGCCCCAAATTCTGGGCCGGATGTCCACTTATCCCAGTACAATCAGAGTATTGCGACTTATGGGGTCGTTGAGAAACCACCTGGATTCATTTCCTATTCGACGGAAGGATCTTTCGTTTCCCGCGACCAATTGACCCTATTGACCAATTCCTTTGACATGTCAAATGGAGGAGGTTCCTTTGATTCAAAATCAGTATTTTCTTACAATTTTATGGCTCCGGCCAATGCTGAATACAATAACCTGCAGCAAGAGGCATCACAATCTGGTGAAGTACTGTTTCGTCAAGGTATGTACTACGGATTCACCTTTATGGTGATACTGCTCAACCTGGTCTGTTTCTTTTTGTTCGATGAGAAAGTATTTCTCTACTACTTTCTTTCACTGACAGCTCTGACCTCGGTTTTCTTATTCAGTGATGGTCTGTTGACCCTCTTCGGAATGGAGAATTTTGCCAATGCCCGTGGTCTACAGTCTACCCTATTGATGCTGGCCATAGGATGCGCGGCCGTTTTCTCACACAATTTCTTAAGCTTACAGGACTTCTACCCTAAACTCAAATGGGTAAGCATGGTTCAGTATGGAACAGCCGGTCTTCTTATTCTAGCTTGTTGGGTTAGTGGACAGGAGATCTTTGCCAACTTGGCCAATGTGATCTTGTTCGGGATCATGGCGACCTATTTCTTTACAGGAGTCTTGTTATTTGGCCGTAAGAATTACGCTAAATTCTATGTGATCGCATATGCGATTCCCTTGTTGTTCGCAGTAGATTACTTTGTTTTGCGAAACCTGGGAATCGATTTCCTATTTACCCAATCCAGTCACGTAAAGGCGGCTGCCTTGGTTGAAATGCTGGTTCTTAGCTACGCAATCGTTTACAGAATGCAAGCTATTAAGGAAGAGAACCTGCTTCGTCAGACCGAGATGCGCATCTTCCTAAGACAACAAGAAGCGCTATCCAGCAGACAGAAGACCGAAAAACTGATAGAGGACGTATACCTGGAGAACTTGATCATGCACTACGACTTGGATGGTCTGGAGATCAAACTCCTGCAGTACATCTCTGAAGGAAAGGACAATACCAAGATCGCACGGAAGCTCAAGACAACTGAAGCCGATGTGGAAGAACTGACCAAAGAATTATATCACAAGCTGGAGATCAGCGAGCATATCAAGGAAGACTTCCGTATGGTCGAATCCCAGCCGGATTACATCTATAACTAA
- a CDS encoding Rossmann-like and DUF2520 domain-containing protein: MIRVNLVGTGNLGWNLAQALQDANGVELVQVVDRSERLKDLQGLNRIETLETMNPADICLLAVRDSDIAGLVPQLRQFDMMIAHCSGATPLSELDGLKRAGVWYPLQTFSKDLRAPLKNITVALESNDDDDLELLSGLALALHANPIRVDSAQRRVLHLSAVLVNNFVNHLFTLGKTELDQVGLSFDLLLPLIQETVRKASLNGPEDSQTGPAVRNDHETIQKHLDLLSDPKTRELYIQLTQSILQRHGKEL, from the coding sequence ATGATACGAGTCAATCTTGTTGGAACTGGAAATTTGGGCTGGAATTTGGCCCAAGCATTACAGGATGCAAATGGAGTTGAATTGGTTCAGGTTGTGGACCGATCGGAAAGGCTAAAGGATCTGCAGGGATTGAATCGGATTGAAACTTTGGAAACAATGAACCCAGCGGACATCTGCCTGCTAGCAGTCCGAGACTCGGATATTGCAGGTCTTGTGCCTCAATTGAGGCAATTCGATATGATGATCGCCCATTGCTCCGGAGCAACTCCACTCTCCGAACTGGACGGTTTAAAGCGAGCCGGAGTTTGGTATCCTTTACAAACTTTTAGTAAAGACCTCCGTGCACCCTTAAAAAATATAACCGTCGCACTAGAATCTAATGACGATGATGATCTGGAGTTGCTCTCTGGCCTGGCCCTGGCCCTACATGCCAATCCTATTAGAGTAGACAGCGCCCAGCGCAGGGTTTTGCACCTTTCCGCCGTTCTGGTGAATAACTTTGTAAATCATTTGTTCACACTTGGTAAAACAGAACTCGACCAGGTCGGTCTGTCCTTCGATCTGCTACTACCCCTTATCCAAGAAACAGTGAGAAAGGCATCCCTCAATGGTCCTGAAGATTCTCAGACGGGACCCGCGGTGAGAAATGACCATGAAACCATCCAAAAACACTTAGATTTGTTGAGCGATCCCAAAACACGTGAGCTTTACATTCAACTAACCCAATCTATTCTCCAGCGGCATGGAAAAGAACTATAA